From Heliomicrobium modesticaldum Ice1, a single genomic window includes:
- a CDS encoding dihydroorotase codes for MALYIKGGRVIDPANGINKIADVKIEKGIIAGIDDYSGAITEADEVMEAAGKLVVPGLIDIHCHLREPGLEAKETIATGTRAAARGGFTALCAMPNTKPVCDSQTGVEFVINRAKAAGLVRVYPVGAITKGSEGQELAEMADMAACGAVAFSDDGKPVPRSDIMRLGLQYAQMVGKVIISHCEDPELAKDGVMHEGYWSTVLGLRGIPAASEAIMVARDILLAESVGAKLHIAHVSTARSVELIRQAQWRGVNVTGEVCPHHLALTDADVEGFNTATKVNPPLRTDQDREALRSALNDGTLTILATDHAPHTAEEKACEYNYAPFGISGLETAWPLFWRELVESGVMTLPSFVAAMTVAPAKRLGLPGGTLSTGVAADVTIIDPEYTETVTLENWQSKGKNTPFVGQTLRSWPVATIVGGRVVMRDRQVIG; via the coding sequence GTGGCGCTGTACATTAAAGGCGGGCGGGTCATCGACCCGGCCAACGGCATCAACAAGATCGCTGATGTTAAAATCGAAAAGGGCATCATCGCCGGCATCGACGATTATTCCGGTGCGATCACCGAAGCGGATGAGGTCATGGAAGCGGCAGGCAAACTGGTCGTTCCCGGCCTGATCGATATCCACTGCCACCTGAGAGAGCCGGGCCTGGAGGCGAAAGAGACCATCGCCACCGGCACCCGGGCGGCGGCCCGCGGCGGTTTTACCGCTCTCTGCGCCATGCCGAACACGAAACCGGTCTGCGATTCCCAGACGGGCGTCGAGTTTGTCATCAACCGCGCCAAGGCGGCTGGCCTCGTCCGCGTCTACCCCGTCGGCGCCATCACCAAGGGCTCGGAAGGACAGGAGCTGGCCGAGATGGCTGACATGGCCGCCTGCGGCGCCGTGGCTTTCTCCGATGACGGCAAACCGGTGCCCCGCTCCGACATCATGCGGCTGGGGCTGCAATATGCCCAGATGGTCGGCAAGGTGATCATCAGCCATTGCGAAGACCCCGAACTGGCCAAAGACGGCGTCATGCACGAAGGCTACTGGTCGACGGTGCTCGGCTTGCGCGGCATTCCGGCGGCGTCCGAGGCGATCATGGTCGCCCGCGACATCCTCCTGGCAGAGAGCGTCGGCGCTAAGCTGCACATCGCCCATGTCTCGACGGCCCGCTCGGTCGAACTCATCCGCCAAGCCCAATGGCGCGGCGTCAACGTGACCGGCGAGGTCTGTCCCCATCACCTGGCCCTCACTGACGCCGACGTGGAAGGCTTCAACACAGCGACGAAGGTCAACCCACCCTTGCGGACCGACCAGGACCGCGAGGCCCTTCGCTCGGCCTTGAACGACGGCACCCTGACCATCTTGGCGACAGACCACGCGCCCCATACAGCCGAAGAAAAGGCCTGTGAATACAACTACGCCCCCTTCGGCATCTCAGGCCTGGAGACGGCCTGGCCGCTCTTTTGGCGTGAACTGGTTGAATCGGGCGTGATGACCCTGCCGTCCTTCGTCGCCGCCATGACGGTGGCCCCGGCCAAGCGCCTCGGCCTGCCTGGCGGCACCCTCTCGACGGGCGTGGCGGCCGATGTGACCATCATCGACCCCGAATACACCGAAACGGTTACCCTGGAGAACTGGCAGTCGAAAGGCAAGAACACACCCTTTGTCGGCCAGACACTGCGCTCCTGGCCGGTGGCGACGATCGTCGGCGGGCGCGTGGTCATGCGGGATCGCCAGGTGATCGGTTAA
- the carA gene encoding glutamine-hydrolyzing carbamoyl-phosphate synthase small subunit, whose product MEKGYLILEDGSVWEGQAFGARGQRPGEVVFNTGMTGYQELLTDPSYCGQIVVMTYPLIGNYGINEEDFESRQPFLRGFIVREWAEIPSNWRSRDTINGYLKQAGVIGLAGVDTRALTRRLRSHGTMRGIIATGDVDRVALVQQAQQAPHISGQPLVDEVTVKERSVMENDGFHVALLDYGAKDNIARSLHLRGCKVTILPARTTAAEVLALNPDGIMLSNGPGDPRDVPYAVEAVKALLGKKPVFGICLGHQIIGLAVGAKAYKLPFGHRGSNHPVKDLATGRVYITSQNHGFVIDGDSVPAGVIVSHINMNDGSVEGLAFTDMPAFSVQYHPEACPGPDDSGYLFDRFIDLMKQTEGRA is encoded by the coding sequence ATGGAAAAGGGTTATCTCATCCTGGAAGACGGCTCTGTCTGGGAAGGGCAGGCCTTTGGCGCAAGGGGGCAGCGACCTGGCGAGGTCGTATTCAATACAGGTATGACCGGTTATCAGGAATTGCTCACCGATCCCTCCTATTGCGGGCAGATCGTCGTCATGACCTATCCGCTGATCGGCAACTACGGCATCAACGAAGAGGATTTTGAATCGCGCCAGCCCTTTTTGCGCGGCTTCATCGTCCGCGAATGGGCGGAGATCCCTTCCAACTGGCGCAGCCGAGACACCATCAACGGCTACCTGAAACAAGCCGGCGTCATCGGCCTCGCCGGTGTGGACACGCGCGCCCTCACCCGTCGCCTGCGCAGCCACGGCACGATGCGCGGCATCATCGCCACTGGCGATGTCGACAGGGTAGCCCTGGTCCAGCAGGCCCAGCAGGCGCCGCACATCTCCGGCCAGCCTCTCGTCGACGAGGTGACCGTGAAGGAACGCAGCGTCATGGAGAACGACGGCTTCCATGTGGCCCTCCTCGACTACGGCGCTAAGGACAACATCGCCCGGTCGCTGCACCTGCGCGGCTGCAAGGTGACGATCCTGCCGGCGCGGACGACGGCTGCTGAGGTGCTCGCCCTCAATCCCGACGGGATCATGCTCTCCAACGGGCCGGGAGACCCTCGGGACGTGCCCTACGCCGTCGAGGCGGTCAAGGCGCTGCTCGGCAAAAAGCCGGTATTTGGCATCTGCCTGGGCCATCAGATCATCGGCCTGGCCGTGGGCGCGAAAGCCTACAAGCTGCCCTTCGGCCACCGCGGCTCCAACCACCCCGTCAAGGACCTGGCGACAGGCCGCGTCTACATCACCAGCCAAAACCACGGCTTTGTCATCGACGGCGACAGCGTCCCCGCCGGTGTGATCGTCTCCCATATCAACATGAACGACGGCTCTGTCGAGGGCCTCGCTTTTACCGATATGCCCGCCTTCTCCGTCCAGTACCACCCCGAGGCATGCCCCGGTCCGGACGATTCGGGCTACCTCTTTGACCGGTTCATCGATCTCATGAAGCAAACGGAAGGGAGGGCCTAA
- a CDS encoding aspartate carbamoyltransferase catalytic subunit, with translation MAWQHKDLLGLRGLAKQEIELILDTAAPMKDIIGRDIKKVPTLRGKSIVCLFYEASTRTRTSFELAGKFMSADTVNIAAASSSVVKGESLIDTGKTLDAMGTDIIVIRHAASGAPHLLAKHVKARVVNAGDGAHEHPTQGLLDLYTIKERKGRLEGLTVTILGDVLHSRVARSNIWGLRTMGAEVRLCGPSTLLPPELAITGVKVFTRIEEALEGADVVNVLRLQLERQKKGLFPTIREYARQFGLNQERLKRCKSDVLVLHPGPMNRGVEIADDVADADFAAIEEQVTNGVAVRMAILYLMMGGSGSGAVH, from the coding sequence GCGCCGATGAAAGACATCATCGGTCGCGACATCAAGAAGGTCCCCACACTGCGCGGCAAGTCGATCGTCTGTCTTTTTTACGAGGCGTCGACGCGGACCCGCACCTCTTTTGAACTGGCCGGCAAGTTCATGAGTGCCGACACGGTGAACATCGCCGCCGCCAGCTCCTCTGTCGTCAAAGGGGAGTCGCTCATCGATACGGGCAAGACCTTGGATGCGATGGGCACTGATATCATTGTGATTCGACATGCCGCTTCCGGGGCGCCCCACCTGCTGGCCAAGCATGTGAAGGCCCGCGTCGTCAACGCCGGCGACGGCGCTCATGAGCACCCCACCCAAGGTCTGCTCGACCTGTACACCATCAAGGAACGCAAAGGCCGCCTGGAAGGCTTGACGGTGACCATCCTGGGCGACGTCCTCCACTCGCGGGTGGCCCGTTCGAACATCTGGGGACTGCGGACGATGGGCGCCGAGGTCCGCCTTTGCGGACCTTCGACCCTGCTGCCGCCGGAACTGGCGATCACCGGGGTGAAGGTCTTCACCCGCATCGAGGAGGCCCTCGAAGGCGCCGATGTGGTCAACGTGTTGCGGTTGCAACTGGAGCGGCAGAAGAAAGGACTCTTCCCGACGATCCGCGAGTATGCCCGCCAGTTCGGCCTCAACCAGGAGCGGCTCAAGCGCTGCAAGAGCGATGTGCTCGTTCTCCATCCGGGGCCGATGAACCGGGGCGTCGAGATCGCCGACGATGTGGCCGATGCCGATTTCGCGGCCATTGAGGAGCAGGTGACCAACGGGGTGGCTGTGCGCATGGCCATACTCTACCTGATGATGGGAGGAAGCGGCAGTGGCGCTGTACATTAA